From the genome of Anopheles funestus chromosome 2RL, idAnoFuneDA-416_04, whole genome shotgun sequence:
AGTCCGCAGTTAGGTCCGTTTCGAGCGCTTTCCACATCGGATGCGGTACTAGTTGTGGATCGGCACCAACACGTGCTTCCGGGGATAGCTCCGAGAGTATATATTCTGCGACGGATGGACGCTCGCCGGTACGAAACAATCTCCAGGCGCAGTTTAACTCTTGGTCCGCTTGCTCGATAAAACGATCATCAGTCCAGAAGGCGGCCGATCGCATTAGAACCACTGCCTCACCGACCGTACCACTAAACCCGGTCAGAAAGCGTACACGTTGGTCCGATTCCATCAGATACTGTGACTGATGCTCGTCATACATCGGTACGAGATACGCGTCCAGTTCGGCACTCTGCGTTGACGTTCTGGTGCGCATCTCCGTACGTAACGCTTGCAGACGTTTCATCAGCACATTGTCTACACCTTCATAGATCTGAGAAAGAAAGGACCACCACGTGGGGTATGAGTTTGATGATCGCTAGACGTGATTGATTCAGCACCGGCTGAGATGACTCACCTGTGTACGATCACGGCTCTGCTGGCATTTGGATCGTCGTATTCCTTGAAATTCATTGGCAATCGTTTGACCAACCGCTGCCAAGAGGATGCCCAGCGCTACAGAATGGTAAACAGAACGTACAAAGGATGAGGTTTACTTCAACTGCTGACGAGTCCGGTCACTACGGACGTCGATCGATCGGAGCCGAGAATTATGCAACTATCGTTTGCCAActacaaacaccaaaaccctTTCCGAATGGCGCTTGTTCTAGCTCTAACGAAcgattttgtttggtttataaTTGTAGCGGTTAGCGGAAGGAAAGTGGAAAACCCCGCAACGGACATGTTGGGGAACGAGGGgtctcttcttcttcacttCCTAGTGCCcaggaataaaacaaaacccgggAAAACGGAATGGAGTCGTGTGGAGAAGTCATTTGATGAGTTTGGGGGAAAATTTGTATGGGATCGCGCGAAAGGCATTTAGgcgatggtggaaaatggcGGTTATTGCACCATCACCACGAAGGCCGGGTGTGAACCGAATGGTTTGATGGATTTGATTGAGCAGTCGGTATCGAATAACATGACCGGTGCGGCCATAGAAGAACGCCTTTCTTTATCGATATCTGGGAGTGTTCCATGTATGTAGCGGTGGTGGTACATGCTTATAAGGAAGACGCAAAAACAACCGCACGAAATTGCACTACAGGAAGACGAAGATTTACGCAAAGATGACGCGGTGGCAGGAATGGTTTATGTTTCTTGCGGTCGCCTAGTTTCTAATGGTCGCCCAAGCTTGCGCATGCTTCACGTGCACTTTTGCGCTACTTTTCGTACGTCCATGGATgggtggatggatggatggatggattagGGGAACTTGGATTGTAAACTAATTTCGTTATTAACGACCTAATGATAGCTTACGAGCTGCACGCGTTTAGCACATTCGTCTTGTTTGTGATGGGGTTCCGAAAGAAAGGTGCTGACTGTAGCGTCCGTATGAAGAACATGCCTTCGCCTACAGAtgatttgtgttgtgttgtggatTCGTTTTGTTCTTTGGATTCGTGACGTGAGGAGGCAAATAAATTTCTCCACGCCTTGTTTCGTAACGAACAATACGGGTTCCAAGGCGAGTGCGTTGTTTTTGCGTTGTCTATGATGATCGTTTTGGGTACAACTTGGTTGTAAACATAACACGTGATTTAAGTAAGTGGAAATAGTCTCAAAAATGTATATCTTACTATAGGGTTTAGAAGTCTATACACCCAAGTCATTAAGAGATCGTTTTGAATGAGTAATGCCTTTAGACAAAGGCCATTTTGCTAAACGCCACTCTATGGAATTTCTTTGCAAATCCCACCACAAATGCCTTTTAATTGATGTTGCGGGATCAAAACCAACGTCTGGAGCTTAAACAGTTAAACAGTAACGATACTAACACCGCACGAGCATGTGCGttgcattaaaaatgattcACTCCACCAGTCAATAGTCGGGCCGCATATTTGCTGCAACCTTCGGCTGAGTTACATTGCTCATGCCGTAGAAACAATTTAATCTATTCGcaagagggggaaaaaaaactacacttGTTGCCATAATGCAACACACACTGTGCCACGCTTGGTAATTGGTTTAAGATGTAATTCATCAAAAAGATTCCTCCGCTCGTAATGcaatattaatcaatttccCGTCTGGGAACGaggcggatttttttttgcagggcCATCGGTGATCGTTATTGGAGCAAATCCTTGCCATCTGCATTCAAACTCCGGTCGATCGGTCCGCATTGACCCTGTGCGGAACGGAAGTACGGAAGGTCGGAAAAGTACGTCACCACCTACGGCTCGCCAGTGACCGGAACACTGGCTGTACCGAATCGACGACGGGATGAAAGATTTgacatttaattgaatttgcgCCCTTTAATAGCTACGGCACCGTTGATGATGTGCACTCTCTGcctctgtgtgtctgtgtgctattttatttctaaCGGACgcgaaatgggtttttttgtttgttgttgcgttacAAATGGTCCCCGAAACTATCGGAAGACAGACGCGTCATTTTCATCTGTGGCGTCTTTCGCTCCTAAGAACCATCGGGAATCAACCGTCCAAATACACCGACGTACGGACGCTGGCATGGCGCCAGTGATTCTACCCGCTATAAAGAGCATCCGCGCGCGCCACGAGTGGGTGGAAAAACAGTGGCTGTGTGACAGAGTAAGTGAGGTgggataaaaagaagaaaaaaacttctcacacagacaacaaaaaaagggaaagaaaacactCGTTCCCAAAATGCGAATGAAAAACGGAACtcgctactttttttttgctttccaattttccatctGCCATTTATCTCATTCACTCTATCTCTTTCCATTACTCACGCGGATAAGCGAACCGAGCTCCTGGTtcttatcacacacacacacacacacacactcttccGACCTCACACGCAGGACAGAATGCACATGTTGGATGTTcgtaacattttgtttgttgtcggAACCGCACGGCGGGACAGCCAAACTGTCGTTTTGCCATGGTTTGTGATGTTTGTCTGTATGCTTTTTGCCTTAATTTATTGATCTTGGAACATAGCAGCAGCCAAGCGAAATGGAAGAACTTTTGGTATGTTTGGTTGTTGTAGTGTGGACATTTCAAGTTACAGCTTCTTGTGTTACCGACTTGGAGATGTCCAAGGAAATGCTCTTGTTACTAAGGGCTTATGCAATGATTATGTGTCCTTCACAATCATTCACCTCCCATCAAGGACGAATGCAATAAACTGAGAATGGTCGTTACGTTTGATGGCTGCCGTAACGCCCAATGTGTGCCTAAATGTGTGGGCACTGATTCTAGTTCTACTAACTCGGCTCGTCTATCTGTTGCGGAACATTGATCACTTCCGTTTCTTTGCGGAACGATCGATTGGCCGGATGATCGGGTTGCGTGTCCGTGAAGATTTCATGCTGATTGCGTGGTTTTAGAAAAGTGTTGCGGAGGCTGTTGATGCCCGTCTGTTTGTCTCCATTCTTGGCCAGTTCTGGGTCGTAAGTAGGTAGCCCTTCAATATCTCTAGCAAATTCTAGCGAATTCTCCCGCTTGTCTGGAGGTGTTGTTACCCCATTGGGTTATTAGGTTTGTTTTGAGGCCACACACCAGTACCAGTAAGGAATTCAAGTTCAAGATCTAACGAACACTTGCTGTGAAGGGGTGGGTTTTGCGGTACGCTGCTACTGTTTACATCGGCTTCAAGTGTTACATCAACTTAGCGCTTCCAAGTGGAGAAGTAAACAAGCACCAAAGTGGTACTGGAATTCGTTGCGTGAATCGCGATATTTTTAACGTTCAATTGCTATAAAACATTCAGCCGATGGGATGATCCCGCACTTTGTATGCGTGCGATTCTTTAGCGCTTAAGTATCAGTAATGTATACTAAAGCGAGACTGAGTTTGGCGTTTTCATGAGACGTTGGAAACCAACATGCTACCCGATTTGGTATCgtaaaattaaagaataaaaaaaaccctccgcAAAGTTGCTTTTGGATTTATAGCGATTATGATCGCAAACGTGGTACAAATATATTAGTAGCGAACgaacgacacaaaaaaaaacgctgagTTCAATTAGCGATCGATGATGAACAAAGCTTTAGATATCCAACGCTCCATATCCAACAGGCGTATGGTTAAACATTGTTAAACCCTGTACGGCCGTTGTTCTcaagacacctacgccaaCCGTAACACACCACCATTTGGAATGATCTGTTTAATCTCGCTGCTAAGTATCGGTGCTCTCCGTAGCATTGCCGCTGGCCTACGCCTATTCCACGGCGCAACTGTCAATCGTTTCCGCGGGCCGGATATGGAAACGTGCTCCAAGCTGTTGTCGTGTACGCGTGCTTCACAGTttttgggaaggtttttttggaaCGCCGAAAACATGCGTTCCAACGAACATCACGCTTAAGTATGCTCGATCGCtgccgatcgatcgatcgtttcaCTTTGTTTCCATTAGAATGCTTTTTGTTCTGATTtgaataaagtaaataaataatcgtaGCTTCATGGAACTTATTTTGGGCGGATGAGTTATGTTGAAGTTATTTGGTCTAGACAAGGTAGACATGGTAACATGAGGCAACATGGTAGTGTTATAGTTAGTTAGCAAATTTTGTcaataaaaaagcttttttgttaaacaacatttaaataaGGTCAGCAAGACTTGGAAGCGTAAACACTTTTGCCTCGTAAAGGAATTTCCTCAACCAATAAACTTGTTTTGTAAACATGTAACCCTGAACAAGTGTAACAATGTCGTTAAAAAGAGTACAAAAATGTagataaaatgtaaagaaaatcgTACATGTGTTGCTAAAAACACGACACGATctcaaacatttattttcttacttcCGATCGTATTCGATTCCGTCAATAGCAGCCTTGAAGATAATGTTGGAATTTCTAAATTTATCTTCCATACAGTGTGGTGAAGATGTTCTGGCTACATGATTCATGTACTAGGAGTAGatccgtattttttttttcaacttctaGTCTTCGAGCCGCACTTGAACCCTTCCACGGACGCGAAAAGGGCATATGGCCGTCATAAAGTAACGCGTCTGGAGTCCGCTTGGTCACTTGGCCCGGAGCGGAAATCAGCGCCACAAATGGATTCATCAAGCAATCTCAGTAaagggtagaaaaaaaaacgaacactcccgaggttttttttttcttcccccaatTCCTTCTGGCACTCAGATTTTgaattaaaagcaataaaaaatatacacacatataGCTGTGGTGCGGAACACACATAAGGTGAATGAAAACACATTAAACGCAAATGTAAATGTGATCCCCAAAAATAGCTCCTAATCGTGTGACTGTTCTGGATCGGTACTGGAAAATTTATGAGCTTCACCATACACACCTCAAAGCGAAACCTGATGGAGGCGCGCAACTTATCGCGCTTCATCGACGGCGTGATTCGATCGAAGTTTTGTGATCGATGGTAGTATATACGGTAGCAACAACCGGGGCTATTTGGTGGTATGTGTGGAATGTGATCTTAATCTCACGCTCAAAATGTGAAGCtgttttgcacacacacacacacatcatgtGCAGCAGGAAATGGCGTCCAAAATATttagtttgcaaaaattacAGAGGAGCGATTTAATTAGACAAGGGTCACGGTTGCACACAACGATTGATGTATCCGATAGCTTACCTAGGAATGATCCTAATCCCGCCTGCAAGCCAACTTTTCGTCGTTGCATTTTTGCAATCGACCGCGAACACGATGGGAGTGATGAATGGTATTTCggaacaatttttcttttacactaAATTTTGACACTTTATTCAGTCCACAAAATTACACAGACGCGCACATTCAGTCCATTAATTTTCTACGGGAAACCGCTCTAACACATGACATCGTAAATTGTGCCACTAATTCCTATGGTGTTGCACCTATGGCGCTCACGATCGTACAAGCGCAAGTGTGCGAATGAGTAGGCGCAGCAAATGCAACGGCACGAAAACAACGCACAATGTCAATGTCAGCTGCAATCTTCGCACGTTTCACTATCTCGTCACGATCATGATCGACGGTACCGCGGTGGGGCGATCGAgggggaaagttttttttatttcactctcCAACTTGCAAATGCTTACGAGCGAGTTGACCGAGCAATGTACGGGATACGGAACACGGATCGTCCGTACCGGTTGAGTTCTGGGTGTAGACTGAATTGCGCCAAAGTTCCCGATCCAAATTGATGCCGCGCGTTCGCACTGTTTGCGTTCGGTTTGCGTCCGATGTTCCGAGCGGCTAAACGCTGAATAAACGCATTACTGTTTGTGCGATTGCTGACGTTGGACGGTTTCGTGGGTGTGCGGTTTATTCGGGGGGGTTTGGGTGGAGTGATGGGGGCGGATAAAAGATGAGGACGTGAAGGGCGTATGTGTGTTGCAAGCAGTTGGGGGATGCGGTATTACATTCGAAGGTGGTGAAGAGCCATGAGCTTGGGATGTGGTTCGGATCGATTGTGTAACATCGGCGGCTAGATACAGTGGAGTGCATACAAATTGCGCTAGTAAGAAAATCAACCAGCAGTGCACACttttacaagaaaaatattatcgtttttggtaagttattaaattttccatttttcattttttaatttttttatattatattttttttatttttcaatttttttatacatcttaattttttgtgtttactttcaaaagttaatattgttttaagagtttttattataatatatttttaatgacagtaagaaaaataaattagacaATATtgaatcacaaaaatatatatttaaacaaaaacttatCCTTCAAAATATAGCTTTATGGAATGTTTTTAAGGttttttatctaaattttattgcaaatgcaatatttaaattattttatttttttatttattttttttgactaTCGCATAAATACCaggttttgtaaatatttctaGGAAACCAAACCAATCATAAAATGCCTTCTTATTGgcgaatatttaaaatctactgttcaaataatgttaattttgattaaaacactacaaaccattttttaaaatatagctttatggaatgtttttaaggttttttatctaaattttattgcaaatgcaatatttaaattattttatttttttatttattttttttgattatcgCATAAATACCaggttttgtaaatatttctaGGAAACCAAACCAATCATAAAATGCCTTCTTATTGgcgaatatttaaaatctactgttcaaataatgttaattttgattaaaacactacaaaccattttttacattaaaaaatcataacatGTCCacaaataataatttgctcCACAACGAAGGCGAACTACTCTTCCATAAACATACAATTTATACAGGAATATCATTTGGTacaaatttttattgcatactCTAAATTCCGGAATGAATTTACAACAGTGTTTTACAGCATGTTTTGCGTGACACGGTTTTGAAGACGACTGTAgctacatacaaaaaaaatcagaacgaGGCGAGGGAGTCAGCAGCTCGCCGTCATCGTTGTACTTTGCTGACTGTTGACCTGTTCGCTCCCACCAGCTTGATGCCAGCACCGATGGAATTGGGTGGGGGTCTGGCAATGACGTCACGAATCATCCAAGCGACGCCATTTAGCCGGGACCAGCCGCGGGGGGCTAGTGCGGCGTTGGCTAGAACGCGGAAGTCAACGCCGAAACGAATGGTACGAAGATGCGTTCTACGGACGTTCGGGTTTTCCGTtgaagaaaagcgaaaacgGCCAGATGTGATGTGAGCGAAATGGGTTCAGTACGGTCGTGAAAAACTATACGCCTTACCAAACGGATCGGCGGCAAACCGGCCGCCGGAGGGAGAGAGCCATCATCGTGGGTGACCACGATCGTGTGGCAGTTGAGTTGGTTTAGGGTGCCGGCTGgatgaaaatgttatttttgcgCCACCAAACGTCATCCATCAAACGATGAACTGGGCCTCCTTGTTACTCCCGGCCATGCCCTGTGCGGGGGTGTGCGAAAATGCGTTCTGGTGCTATTACCACCGATTAGATGGTGGGATAGTCTTGTTTCCAACGTTGACGGGGAAGGGCCAAGGTCATCGAGTAGAAAGGCGGTTgacggaaaacggaaaaccgaAACGAGACCCCTATCCCGTGTATTGGCCGGCTCGTGTTAGCCAACACGTCTGCAAGACGTTGATGTGGCAACAGGATAGAAATGTgagtaaaaatggaaaacacgaCATAACTGCTGACAGCATGACAGGATAGCAAAAGAggagtaaaaaagaaaacactggGACGACTGTTTAAGAGTGAATTATCTTTTTAAACTTTCCTTTAAATACCTTCACATCCCGTTAGCGGAATGGATGACAAGCTATGGCTATGGCTAATTGTCGTGAAAATGATCCAAGGCGTGTTTGAAATAGACAATGTTTAACTATTAATAACAGATGTCTCCATACACTCGTAAATTATGATTGTGGTAGAATGGTTCATTAGCGAAATAGAAATACAATATCGTTTCGTTACTTTCTTACAAATTAATCTCGTGTTAGGCATTTTATCGGTGACCtatttctttaacattttcctcCGACTTTTCCATTGAAGGATGAGTCAGCAtggaacatattttattttatacctTCCTTTATTGCTTTTCCACACTAAACACCCATCAATTGACACCATGCCACACAAACGCAATGAGCCGCGCAAGGACAAACAGTTGCGGGGTGGATCCGGTTGATAACATTTAGCGCGACGGTCATAAACACTTGTACCAGCTGGAACACATGCGGAAAAGCTGCCGTGCAAAGCGCAACTCGCTGGCGCCAATGAAGCTGGTACTGGTGGAGTGCACTTAGAATCCTTTTTATTATGTTCCATTCTTATCAATGGAAGGAGCGCTGGGAGGGTGCGAAAATTCTTTGATGAAGTCTTCTGTGCCATCGATGATGGTGATAGTTTTGATGGTGTTATGAGGCAAAGCATACAGTGCGTAGCATAACTTTGCGTACAGTTTTCTTCTATGGAGAAAACAATACttttaaacacatttgaaacacattaaaaatgatttacatAGCATTTGTGTTACATTTCACTTCGGACATATTTTTgacatgttttaaaaaaattatttgataaGATTCGAACtggttaaaaatgattttttttcgagtaTTATATCATTTCTGTCTAACACAATCTTAGTTCTTAAGGATTGTCGATCTTCAAACGAAAATACTACTATCAATTCCTTCTTAAGCAGAACTAACTTCTAAGTTACTGCCACTaagtacagtggagcgccgattgtCCACTGTGAATAGtaaaaccgatgatggcaagaaataaaaatctcaattgggaatgatacaatttgcGCAAGTTCGATCAAataaaatagatttattttgcaaaatgtaactaagaaaattaacatctagctttagaaaaaaatcagccattacacactaaacactaatatttatcactaaaattcgcttatccggcaagggctgAGTCCCGATGAACACGGATAATCAGCGTTCCACTGTACTACCAGAAAAGGAACAAGAAGTCTTCTTCAACTTGATTTAATGATCTTTCACGTCTTAAATACAACATAATTTACTTATCtcttatttttgttatgtaaacaaatatagAAATGTATAGAAACATAGAAATAATTagatatatagaagaaaaaattcaaaattaatatttattatcatCTAATCATACCTTCATTTCGCTCATTGATGTTACTTTCTTCACCATTCGCATCCATTAGCTCCTTTCGTATTACTTTTTCACATAATGAATTTTGAATGATTCTTTAATGGATTGTATAAGTGTATAAacttgttaatttttattattatcttatgttttattaaactatGCACCCCCAAAAGGATCTCTTTATATATTTtgtagtgaaagaaaaagaaaacttaggaaaaataatatttaattactgTGAAACTTCAATTTAGTAACAAATGATTTATCTACCTAATCAAGaatttgttataaatttgttGTTATAAAAAAGACGTTTGTTTAGCTATTTTACGCACTGTCTGATCCTGTGATATGATACACGTTAagtatttttatgaaaagaaataattgcGGTAAATTTCAGataaaatgagtaaaaatgagaaaaattcgTATAGATCACTTTGATattcgtaaaaaaataatacactaAACTAATCCGTTAACTACTCCTTTGTATTTCTGGTCACTCAAAACTCTGTGCCAACTATCCcttttttaattgtaaatCACTCTTTTGCATGTCTAATCACCCGATGagcaaaattgttttgttactctatttttatttaaagcactgATATCAGAGTGATAAGATATGATAGATTTGGGATTCTGCTataaatcatcattatcatattCATTCGATGCAGAAtcgcaaaaatatttttctcgaATCCTAAAAACAAGCCTGTAAATGCAACAATCCATCTTGAGTAAAGCATCTTGATACCCTACACCGGACATACCAGTCACATCCCTGATGCGTTATTACCATACCgaggaacaaaaaattataaacggCGTTGTACTCGAATGTGGTTGTTATAAAGGTTACAGCCAAAAATTTCAAGTCGCATATTTTAatcgaaaaatgatttttggGACAATGGAGAgtgaaacaaatacaaatactaTCAGGTGCTACAACCATTCCGAAGTCTTGGCCTGTTACAGGAGTCCTCGAAACCGCAAAAGACTAATGAAGAGATACATAAAAACCCGTCAATTTAAGCTGCCCTTCGAATTTAGCTAACTTTAACTTTGAACCTCTGTCACTGtaaaaattaagttaaaataagatttaatttcattaccaaaaatatcaatttgaaGCTCACCGACGTATGGTACTAATCTCAATGGGATTAATTCACGCTCTGCACATCTCCCTAAGTATTGAGGTAAAACATCAGCCCAAAATCACGTTccgtaccatttttttgagtgtCTGCAAAGAAGAATGGTTTCTACACTTCCGCACAAGGCCCTTTGGTAGACAAAACGAATTCTTAGCGGCATAAGTCACAACAAACCATTTCGAGTCTCGTCTGGAGTGGTAGGCAAGATGACTAGGGAGTTTCCCATTTCACAAGCGCCGTGCAACCTCTTCTCCCTACTGAAGCGTTTTGTAGAATCTCTGTCGGCGTCACcataaagagaaagagagagaaagcgatCGTTTCTGTTTGGCATTTCGTTTGTATGGCTTCACGTAAAACATGGTCGAGCCTTCGAAAAGGGCGAAATCTACCTGTCCGACTGTACGACATACCCTGGGTTGATGGGTAGATTAAAAGGACGAACGGGTGTGGACTTACATCACCGGTATATGACCAGTAATGGCGTCAAAACTAAATCCCACCACCAGTTAGGGGTAGGAGGAGGGTGTGCGGACAATATACATCGGAGAAAAGAATAACGGGTGACATTCTAAAGTAGGATAAGCTGCATCGTTTCATGCATCGTTTGAAACCCCGTTTGCCGACAAACGagcgtgcgtatgtgtgtatgtatgagtGTATGGAAAACAGgtttttcactttccttccGATGCACCAACGTACAGCAAGGGATGTAAAGGTTACACAGAAGCATGAAGAGAAGAAGGGTTGTAACTGGTCCGCCATGTACGACCAAAGGCATAACGTTACCGCACACACGTGctcgtgtgtatgtgagtggaatttaaaaatcgaaagcaacgacaaaacaagaaaaaaacacacataaaaaaattatttaaaagccAAACATTGAATAGTTTAAACTGCACGCTCGAATGGTGACGGTTTGGAATTCATCTCGCAGGAAAAACAGGTACCGTTTCCATAGCAACCGGTACGTTATCGTTCACATTCTTTACCCTTTGCTGTGACAGTGTGTGCGTACAATCGTTGCTACGCACAGCATCCTTCgagcaagtgtgtgtgtgggtttgtttGTAGCTGGTTTTCATCTCAAAAAAGTGCGTGCTCTTTGTCTCTCACGCTTTGCGGAGATCGGAAACACATATTCTACGTGCTCGCTCGCACTCTCACCATATCGCCCGGTATGTACGGTAGTATTGGTGAGGATGCCGtgcgttttatgttttttcgtgGAATTGTTTGTACCACTGCGGGTgaagaatttcattttctattGTGCCGTTTGCGTGTGCAGGTGCCGTGTTTGCTGCTAGTTTAGAAAATTGTGAACACTAAAATTAAACAGTGCGTACGGGCAAAGTAATTCCGAGGCCACAGTGTAGAGAGAAGTTTGCagtgatttgtttgctttgcaaaATTGTGAGTTTTGTGGTTCAATTTTACAACCTTCCAACCAGCAGCAAGCGGCACGTAAAGATTACCTTATCTCTGATCTGGTTCTTCTTTTGTAGTGAGCGCGTTTTGAAGAAGACCGTTGCAAAAAAATCACGGTCTTGCAGAATCATCACATCAAGTATCCGCTTCCTGCACATCCGGGGTGGtcaataggaaaaaaaatcaccgaGCCTAGCGAAGGATAACGCACGCATATATTACACACTTTGTCCTTTGTGCGCAGTGTCTGCCAGTTCTGGTGCCACTCTTCCCTACGCAGGATGTGGCTGGTACGGGTGAATTTGCTGCTCATTACGCTTCTTAGCGTAGCATTACCGCTGTGTAAGTGATTCTCTTTGACGATTCCCCTCCAGGCATGGCATGGTGGTATATCAGCACCAGAAGACTCCGTACCGTGCTTATCAACGGTGCCGAAATACTTGGCAATTGAAAACGGGAAGCGTGGCCATTGAATGAATTCTTCTATCACTTTTTGCTCTCATTTTACATCCCTTCCAGCAAGCGCCCAGCAGGCGTCTTCGAGCCCGAGCATCGTTTTTATCAGCCCGGAGCAAATTAAAGACATTGGCGAACAAGTGACGCTTAACTGTTCGATCGCGAACGTGAAGAACTACATCGTTGGCTGGCAGAAGAGCAATCGCGATCGGACGAAGGAAAGCAACATCATCTCGCTCGGTGTGCAGCTCGCCGTGACGGAAGATCGATTCCGGCTGAACTTTACCAAGGAAAACAATGCCGCTAACTACGTGCTGGAGGTAAGCGAAGAATATTCAACTACCAACCAAGCCTTGGGAGCTTCCATTAGTAACATTTCTTTTTGCCGTAGATTCACGATATCGTCAACACGGATGCCGGTTTGTACGAGTGCCAGATTCAGGTGAACAGTACGAGCAAGATCACGAAAACGGTCGAACTTCAGGTACGGCATCCACCGATGCTGCTCGAAAACCAGCACACGAACACGCTCACAAAGGCGGAAGGTGAAGATGCCCAGCTCGTGTGCCGTGCCGAAGGATATCCACGTCCTTCCATTACCTGGCGCCGTGAGTACAGTGCTATCCTGCCGATCGGTGGCCAAACGTACACCGGCAATGAGCTACGGTTGAATGGGCTTCGCCGGGATGACCGTGGCACGTACTACTGT
Proteins encoded in this window:
- the LOC125760569 gene encoding lachesin-like isoform X1; translation: MWLVRVNLLLITLLSVALPLSSAQQASSSPSIVFISPEQIKDIGEQVTLNCSIANVKNYIVGWQKSNRDRTKESNIISLGVQLAVTEDRFRLNFTKENNAANYVLEIHDIVNTDAGLYECQIQVNSTSKITKTVELQVRHPPMLLENQHTNTLTKAEGEDAQLVCRAEGYPRPSITWRREYSAILPIGGQTYTGNELRLNGLRRDDRGTYYCTADNGVGRTDTKTITLEVEFAPVIRVPRPKVAQAIDYDIDVECVVQAFPAPAIAWYRDGKQIHNGGSYSISQIGSPDDVTMSVVKIHSVASEHYGDYVCKATNKVGQAEARLNLFEQNVPNINYSGLKWTNDCTSTRKVVLRHMLIVVTTLLLATLL
- the LOC125760569 gene encoding lachesin-like isoform X2: MWLVRVNLLLITLLSVALPLSSAQQASSSPSIVFISPEQIKDIGEQVTLNCSIANVKNYIVGWQKSNRDRTKESNIISLGVQLAVTEDRFRLNFTKENNAANYVLEIHDIVNTDAGLYECQIQVNSTSKITKTVELQVRHPPMLLENQHTNTLTKAEGEDAQLVCRAEGYPRPSITWRREYSAILPIGGQTYTGNELRLNGLRRDDRGTYYCTADNGVGRTDTKTITLEVEFAPVIRVPRPKVAQAIDYDIDVECVVQAFPAPAIAWYRDGKQIHNGGSYSISQIGSPDDVTMSVVKIHSVASEHYGDYVCKATNKVGQAEARLNLFESVIPVTF